In Ananas comosus cultivar F153 linkage group 10, ASM154086v1, whole genome shotgun sequence, the sequence CGGACATGTCTAAGCGTCCAAGATTTATCAAGCTACCCACCTCAAGCGGTATTGGTCCATATAGATGATTATGTGATAAATCGAGGGCTATGGAAAAAGAGGAAATGCTAACAAGCTCCTTTGGTATAATTCCATCAAGCCTATTGAGAGAGAGGTTTAGTTCTAACAAATTTTTGCAGCTCCCTAAGCTTACTGGGATGCTTCCATTAAGCTCATTATCCTGCATGTAGAGATGGTTCAGTCGTTTGAGGTTTCCTATGGAAGGTATCGGGCCGGATAAATTGTTGCAGGATATTCGTAGGAGAAACAAGTTTTGAAGGTTACCTAGGGTGGCGGGAATAATCCCGGTGAATTGATTGTTATCCAGATAAAGAACAGTGAGGTTAACGAGGTTTCCGATCTCATCGGGGATTGTTCCATATAATCGGTTAGCTCCGATTAGCAACCTTTCAAGCCGCGGCGAGAGGTTTCCGATGGAATTTGGCAAGGTACCTTCCAGCTCATTTTCTTGCAGAATTAATCTCTCCAAAAGGCTACAATTAGTTAAAGAAGAAAGGAAGCTCCAATCGCTAGCTTGAAGCAGATTgaacccaaaatccaaaatacGAAGCTTCCATAAAGATCCTAGATTCGGAGGCACCACTCCATCAAATGAGTTAGCCGAGAGATCAACAGATTGGAGGCCAGAAATGTTGGATAAAGAAGACGGGATCTGGCCTTCGAGCTGATTTTCATTCATGGCTAAATTCTGAAGGTTTGGAAGAGTGTGGCCAATGTCTAGTGGTATCGTGCCGGATAGGTTGTTTCCTCCCAAACCAAGGTAGGTAAGATATGATATATTGTAAATAGAGGAGGGTATCGATCCGGTCAACTTGTTTTCGGATAATTCTAGCCGTTGCAGGCCAGGAATGCGGCCTAAGCTTTCTGGAATGCTTCCCTCTAAATTATTCGTAGCAAGGGAGACGACGGCGAGCGAAGAGAGGTTTCCCAGTGATGGCGGAATGCCTCCCGAGAGATTGTTTGCCATCAAAGCAAGATAAGAAAGGGGAGACGAAAGCTTTGAGCAAGGCGGGACAGGCCCTGTTAGTCTGTTATTTGAAAGATCGATACTAGCCAGCATCGAACTGTTAAAGAGAGTTTGAGGGATCTGTCCTGTGAGGCTATTGTTAGAGAGGAGAAGAATGTGAAGGGACGAGCTATTTCCGAGAAAGGGCGGAATTTTTCCGCCAAGTTTATTGTTCTCCAAGCGAACAAAGCTCAGAGAAGAGCTGCTGCCCAACAACCAAGGAATGTTTCCTGCGAGATTATTGCTCGTAAGCACGAGCGTTTGAAGATTGGGAAGGGAGCCAAACCCTGGGGGAATCTCACCTTCGAGCATGTTATTGTTAAGGCCAAGAATTTGGAGACTGAGGCATTTGCTGAGGTTGTATGGAATCTTGCCGTTCAACTCGTTGCCGTGCAAGCTGATCACGCGAAGACGAGAACAAAAAGATAAAGTTTCCGGGATCTCGCCGTCGAGTGAGTTCACGCTGAGGTTGAGGTACTGGAGTCGAAATAGACGGCCGATATCATGCGGGATGTTGCCGTGAAGTCGGTTATTCGGTAGGTGAATTCTTTCGAGGAAAGTGAGGTTGGCTATGCAGGACGGCAAGGGGCCCGATAGGCTCAACGAGTCGAGGTCTAGTGCGGTGACGCGAAACGGGTGTCGGCTGCCGCAAGTGATTCCGCGCCACTTGCAGAAGTCCGGCGATTCGTTGTTCCAGGAGGCCAAGGCTCTGAGAGGGTCCGAGAGCCGGGACTTGAAGTAAAGGAGGGTCTCTTGGTCTCTACTTGTGTTGGCAATAGCTGGAGCAGAAACTACTAACACTGTGGGGCACAAagagaggaggacgaggagagagagggaagtgAGAAATTTTGAAACCAAGGCACAAGAGTGGTCCATCCTATGTCTTAAGAAtaaccccttttttttaaaaaaaaaaaaaaaccaccagtGCTACTTCATTcttatagatagatagaaggtgtcctttattatttatattatattggaTTCGAATATAGTGCAATTTGCAAGAAGTATGATTAGAAGCCACGTAACACCCTGAAACGTGTGCATAAATCAATTGAAGCTCTACCCACCATGCATGTTACTACGTACGTCAGCAATCCATGAAACAGCGCTCCGGTGCAGCCTTAACGGTGCAATTGTTAACTTGGGCGtcgtttagattttaaatttcacagtttacaattcaaaaaatttaaatttgtaattttaaattgtaaattataaatttaagatttaagttttaaaatttaagattaaagtttaaattttaaatttagtttttaaatttaaaaattaaaattcacaaatttaaaagctttaaaatttaaaatttatgttaaagtttgaaatttaaaatttgatttaaaatttcaaattttaaatttagagtttgaataccgaattttaaattctagtttagattttaaattcaaaattttgaatttctaaagttaaattcaaatttaaaataaatttagcaaaaaaatatattattggcAAATAGTAAAATTGTTCTGTCAAaccattttataaaattatttcaggAAATTTGATTTCCTGTTAGACTCAATCAAATTGTTTACAAtatttaaccaaaattaattcttcaaatcaaaattatttttgcagaaattatttttccaaCTGCTAGTCCAAACTGTGACCGAGTGAGAAGACTCTGtcattggttttttttttttttctcgatttgttttcttcctttttaaGTCCCAATCCTGCTATCCGGCCCATGAGGGTAAGGAAGAGTATTCAAGAGAAAAATTATCAGATAGTGAGTGATAAAACTTTGTcattggctttttcttttttctctttttccaaaATTGTTTCTTCCTTTTTTGAGTCCCAATCTTACTACCCCATGAGGTAGGGAAGACTATTCAACATGAAAGTCGAGGCTCTGATCTCAAAATCACAAGGAAAGAGATGATTTAGTGGACATTGATGCGCTTGTGGGAAGCAAAATTGACATTGTAGAAGACTTATGGAGTACTTTGAGGAGTAGAGGGGAACAGAagaatttttgagaaaacaaaACGCCCCATGGGGTCCTTGCTGTCTGAGATCAGACCCCTTAAGGAGTTATGGTGCCGTTGCCCGTGTAGTAAGCCCggttgaaatatttttttcttaatgtttTGTGAGGCTTTGGATGCCTCATTTTGTagccaaatttattttctaaatgaatgaagcggtagcatgctatcttttctcaaaaaaaaagaaaaaaaaaaactttgagtAGAAAATAAGAGCTGTCACCTGCATAGTCTGC encodes:
- the LOC109715994 gene encoding probable LRR receptor-like serine/threonine-protein kinase At3g47570, whose protein sequence is MDHSCALVSKFLTSLSLLVLLSLCPTVLVVSAPAIANTSRDQETLLYFKSRLSDPLRALASWNNESPDFCKWRGITCGSRHPFRVTALDLDSLSLSGPLPSCIANLTFLERIHLPNNRLHGNIPHDIGRLFRLQYLNLSVNSLDGEIPETLSFCSRLRVISLHGNELNGKIPYNLSKCLSLQILGLNNNMLEGEIPPGFGSLPNLQTLVLTSNNLAGNIPWLLGSSSSLSFVRLENNKLGGKIPPFLGNSSSLHILLLSNNSLTGQIPQTLFNSSMLASIDLSNNRLTGPVPPCSKLSSPLSYLALMANNLSGGIPPSLGNLSSLAVVSLATNNLEGSIPESLGRIPGLQRLELSENKLTGSIPSSIYNISYLTYLGLGGNNLSGTIPLDIGHTLPNLQNLAMNENQLEGQIPSSLSNISGLQSVDLSANSFDGVVPPNLGSLWKLRILDFGFNLLQASDWSFLSSLTNCSLLERLILQENELEGTLPNSIGNLSPRLERLLIGANRLYGTIPDEIGNLVNLTVLYLDNNQFTGIIPATLGNLQNLFLLRISCNNLSGPIPSIGNLKRLNHLYMQDNELNGSIPVSLGSCKNLLELNLSLNRLDGIIPKELVSISSFSIALDLSHNHLYGPIPLEVGSLINLGRLDMSDNRLSGEIPSTLGGCQLLEYLHMEGNFLQGNIPQSFQNLKGIKELDLSRNNLSGPIPEFLKSFGSLCYLNLSFNDLEGEVPKGGIFSNLSEISVLGNSKLCGGDPKLQLPPCSTRPTNSRLLSSRVLKVVILVASVVTIFLLCLFIFLHRSRKAGKASQSEHYLADKYKKVTYTDIFRATEGFSQANLLGFGTFGSVYKGILDVGPYNIAVKVFNLHQHGAPKSFTDECEALRNIRHRNLIHVITSCSTMDPSGNEFKALIFEYMPNGNLENWLHPTVSRNNQTRRLNLIQRLSIAVDVASALSYLHHHCASPIVHCDLKPSNVLLDDEMIARVTDFGLARFLPAAESTTSRNSTSLIGLKGSIGYIAPEYGMGAKVSKEGDVYSYGVLLLEMLTGKRPTNEMFKDGLSLHKFVSMAFPERVEDILDHELFKDAGEHGLNFGMENHTNTFVFERCIIPLVEIGLSCSVESPKDRPTMEDVARAILAIKEAFPVAQVQLLS